The DNA window TGATAGGCCAAAAGAGCGCTATTGGCTTCGTATAACATGTAGTCTAAGTTTACTGTGATAATCTCAGTCAATTCTTTGAATTCTGGACCTCCTTTTAAGCCATGAGTACGCTTCAAGCTCTCTGCTTCAGCTATGGAAATAGACAAAGCCTTAGAAAGAGCGAGCGTGATATCCTGACTGCCTTTATTGATAATATGAGAAGATCGGAGTACTCCACGTTCTACAATATAAAGTTTGGTTGAACGAGCACCCATATCAACTATCATTGAAGTAGCTACTCCCCTATCAAGTGCAGACCTGATTGAACTAAAAATCTCCACTTCATAAAAACTTGGTTGCAAACCACTTCCTCTCATTATTGATTGATATTCATTTATAAAATCGTTATGAATAGCGATGACCAATACATCTCGTCCCTGTTTTTCAGGCTTTGCAGTCTCATTTTCGGCTACATAAGACTCTTCACGCGGAATTATTGAATAATCAAGAAGGACCTCATTCAAAGGTACTGGAATATATTTTCGAGCTTCTATAGTAACAACATCTTTGATTTGTTTATCTGATATTGGTGGAAGACTGATAAAAGCTGTCAGACTTGCCGACAAAGGCAATGACGTGCCACAAAGAACTGTTGTAGTCTTTGATTCTTTGAGGATATCTCTGACTGCTTCAGCCATTTTTTCAGATGGAAGCGCGACCGATCTCCCTACTTCTACCCCAGCATAAGGTCCGAGAGCCAATTCACCATATGTTTGCAAAACCGCCCTACCGTGTTTCTTCTTTATTTGAACAATCTTAATAGATGAAGAACCTATATCTACGCCCAGAACACTTGTTTCTTTTTGGAAAAATGAGGAGAAAAAAGACATGTTCTCATTATATCTTGAAAAGATTAAATATGGAAAGATTGATATTGTGATATTCTTTGAACAATATGCTCAATCTTTACCGAATAATCATTGACGCCTTATTCCCTATCTCCAGTGCTGATAAGGAGCTTTTTTCGTATACACCAGAGCAAGCCTTCAAAAAGCTACCACCGGCACCACTATCTCCTATTTCTTATACTCATTCAATCTTTGCATATAAAGATGAATTGGTAACAAGATTGGTTTGGAATATAAAGTACAAGAAATCTGAAAAAGCTGTAAAAATTGGCGGTTATGCTTTGTATCAAAATATCGCGAGGTATCACTTTCGCTCTGACGAGCTACAGCGGAACGAAGTAGACATCAGGAAAATCACCCTGATACCGATTCCTATAACATCAAAACGCAGAAAAGAACGTGGTTACAATCAATGTGAATTACTTTTAGATGAAGTGAAATTATTGGACATAGAAAATAAGTTAATTATTCGCAAGGATTTATTGGAACGTATTCAACATTTATCCAGACAGACATTGAAAAATCGCGAGGAGCGACTGGAAAGCGCCAAAAACATATTCGCAGTAAATGAAAAGACGGTACAGATGATTAGAGACTCGCAGATCAGCGTTATGGACGATTTGGTCCATAAAGAAAATCAAATCTCCCTTAGAAATATTCCTTTAATTGTAATAGACGATGTAATAACAACTGGAAGTACTATGAAAGAAGCAATGAAAACTCTACGAGAATTCGGATTTAAGAACGTAAAAGGAATTTCTTTGGCACATTGATGTGTCGTCCCCGCTTTTGTGTCATTCCCGCGAAGGCGGGAATCCAGGATTATTACGAATCAATAATCTATATTCTGTGGTAACCATGGATTCCCGCCGAAGTCTATCCTCGGAGAGGACGGTAAATGACAACAAAATTAGACCAACACCTTCACAAACCTCCTTTTTCCTATTTTGAGAATAGTCGTAGCAATTGGAGCAAAGTTTGGATCGGTAATTTTTGTATCGTCTTCTAACCTGATAGCGCCACCTTCTATAAGCCTACGCCACTCGGCTTTGGATGGAACAATACCTGCTTTGATCAGAATTTCTGGTAAAGATTCACCTTTTGTAATCTTTATCTCTTGAACATCTTCTGGCACGCCACCTTTGGAAAAAGTAGCGATAAATGATTCCTCGGCAGATTTTGCACTGGCTTCTCCATAAAATCTTTTTACGATATCAGAGGCAATGATGGCTTTTGCATCTCTTGGGCCTTTTGCCATCAAAGCATCCTTTTCGGTCAAAGGAATACGTGTGCAATGCAAAAATAGTGGATCAATCATCGGGTCTGGCAAAGCCATAACTGCTCCGAAAAGTTCATTTGGAGGAAGATTGATGAAAACACCCGTGCCGTTGGATTTAGACATGAGCTCCCCTGTTTTTGGATTGGCAATCAAATTTAGAGCGATGACAAACTTATCTTTATTTTTCAATCGCTTGAGCAAAGTACGTCCAGCCAAAGCGTTGAATGTCTGATCTGTCCCGCAAATCTCAGCATCAACATTCATAGCGACACTGTCATAACCTTGCATGAGTGGATACATAAATTCATGTAAATGAATCGGCGTATTTTCTTTGAGACGCTTCGCGAACATATCACGCTCCAACATTTGTTGAACTGTAAAATTGGAAGCTAGATTGACGACATCACCAAAAGAAAGTTTAGACAACCATTCTGAATTGTAAGCGATCTTAGCAGGATTGGTTGGGTCATCAAAACTTATGAGTGGCTTGACCTGATCCATCCAACCAGCAACATTGTGTTTGACTTCTTCATGAGTCAACTGCTTGCGAGTAGCACTCTTATCACTAGGATCTCCGATCTGAG is part of the Candidatus Paceibacterota bacterium genome and encodes:
- a CDS encoding phosphoribosyltransferase family protein, coding for MLNLYRIIIDALFPISSADKELFSYTPEQAFKKLPPAPLSPISYTHSIFAYKDELVTRLVWNIKYKKSEKAVKIGGYALYQNIARYHFRSDELQRNEVDIRKITLIPIPITSKRRKERGYNQCELLLDEVKLLDIENKLIIRKDLLERIQHLSRQTLKNREERLESAKNIFAVNEKTVQMIRDSQISVMDDLVHKENQISLRNIPLIVIDDVITTGSTMKEAMKTLREFGFKNVKGISLAH
- the pilM gene encoding type IV pilus assembly protein PilM yields the protein MSFFSSFFQKETSVLGVDIGSSSIKIVQIKKKHGRAVLQTYGELALGPYAGVEVGRSVALPSEKMAEAVRDILKESKTTTVLCGTSLPLSASLTAFISLPPISDKQIKDVVTIEARKYIPVPLNEVLLDYSIIPREESYVAENETAKPEKQGRDVLVIAIHNDFINEYQSIMRGSGLQPSFYEVEIFSSIRSALDRGVATSMIVDMGARSTKLYIVERGVLRSSHIINKGSQDITLALSKALSISIAEAESLKRTHGLKGGPEFKELTEIITVNLDYMLYEANSALLAYQKKYSKNVSKIVLTGGGVLLKGFTDLAKISFQTEVVYADPFGKLETPAILAEEFSRAGPEFTVAIGTALRRLSELE
- the tyrS gene encoding tyrosine--tRNA ligase, giving the protein MKTITDKSRIEEIFTRGAVVDILPTKKEFIERLLSGERLKMYIGFDPTFTALHLGHAKNIMFMEELRQLGHEIIILFGDFTAQIGDPSDKSATRKQLTHEEVKHNVAGWMDQVKPLISFDDPTNPAKIAYNSEWLSKLSFGDVVNLASNFTVQQMLERDMFAKRLKENTPIHLHEFMYPLMQGYDSVAMNVDAEICGTDQTFNALAGRTLLKRLKNKDKFVIALNLIANPKTGELMSKSNGTGVFINLPPNELFGAVMALPDPMIDPLFLHCTRIPLTEKDALMAKGPRDAKAIIASDIVKRFYGEASAKSAEESFIATFSKGGVPEDVQEIKITKGESLPEILIKAGIVPSKAEWRRLIEGGAIRLEDDTKITDPNFAPIATTILKIGKRRFVKVLV